A single region of the Deinococcus aestuarii genome encodes:
- a CDS encoding recombinase family protein: protein MGQRAAIYCRVSTGDQSCDRQERDLRAFAERGGYEVVGVFKETASGSKDQRGQRNRVVALARDRHIQAVLVTELTRWGRSTTDLLHSLRELEACGVSVIAQTGLQFDLSSPQGKLFASLMAALAEFERDLLRERVKSGIAAARERGVRFGRQPGQRVKAERYTTRVLRLRAEGRSYREIARELRLSKNTVMDIVKRASTGLPEGDGAA from the coding sequence ATGGGACAGCGCGCCGCCATCTACTGCCGGGTGTCCACGGGTGACCAGTCGTGTGACCGCCAGGAACGGGACCTGCGGGCCTTTGCCGAGCGTGGGGGATACGAAGTCGTGGGCGTGTTCAAGGAAACGGCTTCTGGGAGCAAGGACCAGCGTGGTCAGCGGAACAGGGTGGTCGCGCTGGCGCGCGACCGCCACATTCAGGCGGTGCTGGTCACGGAACTCACCCGCTGGGGACGCTCGACGACTGATCTGCTGCACAGCCTGCGGGAGCTGGAGGCGTGCGGTGTGTCCGTGATCGCGCAGACAGGCTTGCAATTTGACCTGAGTTCGCCACAGGGCAAGCTGTTCGCATCGTTGATGGCGGCGCTGGCGGAGTTTGAGCGGGACCTGTTGCGGGAACGGGTGAAGTCGGGCATCGCGGCGGCGCGGGAGCGTGGCGTGCGGTTCGGTCGTCAGCCGGGGCAGCGAGTGAAAGCGGAGCGGTACACGACGCGGGTGCTGCGGCTGCGCGCTGAGGGTCGGTCGTATCGAGAGATCGCCCGCGAGCTGCGCCTGAGCAAAAATACCGTTATGGACATCGTGAAACGCGCTTCCACCGGCCTGCCGGAGGGGGACGGGGCGGCTTAG
- a CDS encoding IS701 family transposase, with protein sequence MKLHARLAPRFVRAEPRQRSLAYLRGLLSPLERRNGWQLAEHAGEHTPDGMQRLLSTAGWDADAVRDDLRAYVLDTFGPGGILVIDETGFLKKGTKSAGVKRQYSGTAGRIENCQVGVFLAYTTEHGTSFVDRELFLPQEWADDPERRREARVPAALGFQTKPQLALTMIERALNAGCKPAWVTGDSVYSSSALCRTLEERNLAYVLAITSAHTLRFVQDGELRQARVDELFQELDPQAWQRLSAGSGSKGERLYDWAWINTRRLGRSDTPQPTETVGSARWLLARRSIAKPEEVTFYRVCSPPATTLQDVVHIAGSRWSIEVGFEQAKNEAGLDEYEVRSHVGWYRHVTLALLAHALLGALRAQHKKGGRETTT encoded by the coding sequence ATGAAGTTGCACGCTCGACTCGCCCCCCGCTTCGTGCGAGCCGAGCCGAGACAACGCAGCCTGGCTTACCTGCGCGGATTGCTAAGCCCGTTGGAACGCCGGAACGGCTGGCAACTGGCCGAACACGCTGGGGAACACACCCCGGATGGGATGCAGCGTCTGCTCTCAACTGCGGGGTGGGACGCGGACGCAGTCCGCGACGATCTGCGCGCCTACGTGCTCGACACCTTCGGACCTGGGGGCATCCTGGTCATTGACGAAACGGGCTTTTTGAAGAAGGGGACAAAATCGGCTGGGGTGAAGCGCCAGTACAGTGGGACGGCTGGACGCATCGAGAACTGTCAGGTTGGCGTCTTCCTCGCCTACACCACCGAACACGGCACCTCGTTCGTGGACCGGGAGTTGTTCTTGCCCCAGGAGTGGGCCGACGACCCTGAACGGCGGCGTGAAGCCCGAGTACCTGCGGCACTCGGGTTCCAAACCAAGCCTCAACTGGCCCTGACGATGATTGAACGCGCCCTGAACGCGGGCTGCAAGCCCGCGTGGGTGACGGGTGACAGCGTGTACTCATCGTCCGCCCTCTGTCGCACCCTGGAAGAGCGCAACCTCGCCTACGTACTGGCGATCACGTCCGCGCACACGTTGCGCTTTGTTCAGGACGGTGAGTTGCGGCAGGCCCGGGTGGATGAACTGTTCCAGGAGCTCGACCCACAAGCCTGGCAGCGTCTCTCAGCGGGGTCGGGCAGCAAGGGGGAGCGGTTGTACGACTGGGCTTGGATCAATACCCGCAGACTCGGCCGATCAGATACACCGCAGCCGACCGAGACGGTCGGCTCTGCTCGTTGGCTGCTGGCCCGTCGAAGCATTGCCAAACCCGAGGAAGTGACGTTTTACCGCGTGTGTTCACCGCCAGCGACCACACTGCAAGACGTGGTGCATATTGCCGGGTCACGGTGGTCTATCGAAGTCGGCTTCGAGCAGGCCAAGAACGAGGCCGGGCTGGATGAGTACGAGGTTCGCTCCCACGTAGGCTGGTATCGGCATGTGACCTTGGCGTTGCTCGCCCACGCTCTGTTGGGCGCCTTACGCGCCCAGCACAAAAAGGGGGGACGAGAGACGACGACTTGA
- a CDS encoding NACHT domain-containing protein produces MPSAATTLQLSQITDALGFERLCMDALVRDGLTYLRQLGGGGPGDGGRDAVGTAPDGTEVIAAFSLRKDWNRKLLSDLKRIHNLGHPCDRVVFVTNQQPVVAQQEKARVYVRETYGWALDIRDVQWLSTMADLHPELRQNHAGLFPFDHMRRPVLPVDLEAHVRSLENAYRVWREQYSPLMADAYEFDLHALKRPPPARGKVASPPAPASPPQVPVTDLPAQAKVTVLLGESGSGKTTTLWRIALDHAHRWLGGQTSYAPVLVDLKHWTPDTPIRHLIARAFTHVNADQDAVNALLQGGQLLLLLDGLNELPASPAERGQAQRDIHAFFQGLGEHRVVVSCRTPDFEPAFIAADQEHPPVTYETARLSAAQVHDYVIRRFPGDHDCAQALLTQLRIDDRALWDNAASFVHLARLPLHLQLLVEDFMATGEVPRNKGTLLQRLIRRMGRTAVTRRAPYLDDHTRESVLSTVAHRGVTSQRYLTLPVTVARQGVADGLTALIQTHELPSDANVAAVWTDLLSDNYLTFTRVEGESAVSRDRNEVQWLHQTVFDYSLAQTLIRAVQLLGPGDQALPAPLDKWLATLPEILDQPCQIALGLLPQQERVVLLDQLVRQRNSLAGRVLVGEEPAAADLLIVESLELVLQDDPRVLTDLRHVALLRPSVGVATRLIEVFRYRSVEEKREIVRVNCAFAIKYQDTPAARRALRSAHTWLGNRDEWVKFYAAQAAWGGPQRGEAGQVLQQLRQARDPDVRRAVATLAKSWGA; encoded by the coding sequence GTGCCGTCGGCCGCGACCACCCTCCAGCTGTCTCAGATCACCGACGCCTTGGGATTCGAGCGCCTGTGCATGGACGCCTTGGTCCGCGACGGCCTGACGTACCTCCGGCAGTTGGGTGGCGGCGGCCCCGGGGATGGAGGACGGGACGCGGTGGGCACCGCCCCGGACGGCACCGAGGTGATCGCGGCGTTCAGCCTGCGCAAAGATTGGAACCGCAAACTCCTGTCAGACCTGAAGCGCATTCACAACCTCGGCCACCCGTGCGACCGGGTGGTCTTCGTGACCAACCAGCAGCCCGTTGTCGCTCAGCAGGAAAAGGCCCGCGTCTATGTCCGGGAGACCTATGGCTGGGCGCTCGATATCCGGGACGTGCAGTGGCTGTCCACCATGGCGGATCTCCACCCGGAGTTGCGCCAGAACCATGCCGGGCTGTTCCCGTTCGATCACATGAGGCGGCCGGTTCTGCCGGTCGACCTGGAGGCGCACGTCCGCAGCCTGGAAAACGCGTACCGCGTGTGGCGTGAGCAGTACTCGCCGTTGATGGCTGACGCCTACGAATTCGACCTCCACGCTCTGAAGCGGCCCCCACCGGCCCGCGGGAAGGTCGCGTCGCCCCCCGCGCCTGCCAGTCCGCCGCAGGTGCCGGTCACCGACCTGCCCGCCCAGGCGAAGGTCACGGTTCTGCTGGGCGAATCCGGATCCGGGAAGACGACGACCCTGTGGCGCATCGCGCTGGATCACGCGCACCGCTGGCTGGGGGGCCAAACTTCCTACGCCCCGGTGCTGGTCGACCTCAAGCATTGGACGCCGGACACGCCCATCCGCCACCTGATCGCCCGCGCGTTCACGCACGTGAATGCAGATCAGGACGCGGTGAACGCCCTGCTCCAGGGCGGCCAGCTCCTCCTCTTGCTGGACGGCCTGAACGAACTTCCCGCGTCGCCGGCCGAGCGCGGACAGGCCCAGCGGGACATCCACGCGTTCTTCCAGGGCCTGGGCGAACACCGGGTGGTCGTGTCCTGCCGCACCCCGGACTTCGAGCCCGCCTTCATCGCCGCGGATCAGGAGCACCCGCCGGTGACCTACGAGACAGCGCGACTCAGCGCGGCGCAGGTGCATGATTACGTGATCCGGCGCTTCCCCGGCGACCATGACTGCGCGCAAGCCCTCCTGACGCAGCTGCGCATCGACGACCGGGCGCTGTGGGACAACGCCGCGTCTTTCGTGCACCTCGCCCGGCTCCCGCTGCACCTGCAGCTCCTGGTGGAAGACTTCATGGCGACCGGTGAGGTGCCGCGCAACAAGGGCACACTGCTCCAGCGCCTGATCCGGCGCATGGGCCGAACCGCGGTCACCCGGCGCGCGCCGTACCTCGACGACCACACGCGGGAGTCTGTGCTCAGCACCGTCGCCCACCGCGGCGTCACGTCACAGCGCTACCTCACGTTGCCGGTCACGGTGGCCCGCCAGGGCGTGGCCGACGGCCTCACGGCCCTGATCCAGACGCACGAGCTCCCGTCAGACGCGAACGTGGCCGCGGTCTGGACCGACCTGCTGTCGGACAACTACCTCACCTTCACCCGCGTGGAGGGCGAGTCGGCCGTCAGCCGGGATCGGAACGAGGTGCAGTGGCTGCACCAGACGGTCTTCGATTACAGCCTGGCCCAAACCCTGATCCGCGCCGTCCAGCTGCTCGGGCCAGGCGACCAAGCGCTGCCCGCTCCGCTGGACAAGTGGCTGGCCACACTGCCCGAGATCCTGGATCAGCCGTGCCAGATCGCGTTGGGGCTGCTGCCGCAACAGGAGCGCGTCGTGCTGCTCGACCAGCTGGTGCGGCAACGCAATTCCCTGGCTGGCCGCGTGCTCGTGGGCGAGGAGCCGGCGGCGGCAGACCTCCTCATCGTGGAAAGCCTGGAACTGGTCTTGCAAGACGATCCGCGCGTTCTGACGGACTTGCGCCACGTGGCCCTGCTTCGGCCTTCGGTGGGTGTTGCTACGCGCCTGATTGAGGTCTTCCGGTACCGGTCTGTGGAGGAGAAACGGGAGATTGTCCGCGTGAACTGTGCATTCGCCATTAAGTATCAGGACACGCCGGCAGCGAGACGTGCCCTGCGAAGCGCGCACACGTGGCTGGGAAACCGCGACGAGTGGGTCAAGTTCTACGCCGCGCAGGCCGCGTGGGGCGGGCCGCAGCGGGGCGAGGCCGGACAGGTGCTCCAGCAGCTCCGACAGGCCAGGGATCCTGACGTGCGGCGTGCGGTGGCAACCCTGGCGAAGTCATGGGGCGCATGA
- a CDS encoding FadR/GntR family transcriptional regulator, with amino-acid sequence MPPRVPTPIRPLQKRRSVGADIAEQLQQLINDGTFKPGDRLPGQRELAQQFGTSLAGVREAISVLTAAGLVDSTPGRGTIVRSVGGASPTFDGWLGAVGDEREFEELMQARRMLEAFTIAQATAQATPAQVGELRGAVEAMRDGMGDPDAYAEADMQFHLLLSEVAGNRVVTRLMRAIQRPMMEQLRRSIAHLKASGQLEENLATHGRIVDGIERRDLEAAQRGFDDMLAISLAFGARGQG; translated from the coding sequence ATGCCTCCCCGTGTCCCGACGCCCATTCGCCCCCTGCAAAAGCGCCGCTCTGTCGGCGCCGACATCGCTGAGCAGCTCCAGCAACTCATCAATGACGGCACCTTCAAGCCCGGCGACCGGCTGCCGGGACAGCGCGAACTTGCCCAGCAGTTCGGCACCAGCCTGGCCGGGGTGCGCGAGGCCATCAGCGTCCTCACGGCGGCGGGGCTGGTGGACTCCACCCCCGGACGCGGCACTATCGTGCGCAGCGTGGGCGGGGCTTCGCCGACCTTCGACGGCTGGCTCGGCGCGGTGGGCGACGAACGGGAATTCGAGGAGCTGATGCAGGCGCGGCGGATGCTCGAGGCCTTCACCATCGCCCAGGCCACCGCCCAGGCGACGCCTGCCCAGGTGGGGGAGCTGCGCGGCGCGGTCGAGGCCATGCGCGACGGGATGGGGGACCCCGACGCCTACGCCGAAGCCGACATGCAGTTTCACCTGCTGCTGTCCGAGGTGGCCGGAAACCGGGTGGTGACCCGGCTGATGCGGGCGATTCAGCGGCCCATGATGGAGCAACTGCGCCGCAGCATCGCCCATCTCAAGGCCAGCGGGCAACTGGAAGAGAACCTCGCCACCCACGGGCGCATCGTGGACGGTATCGAACGCCGCGACCTGGAGGCCGCCCAGCGCGGGTTCGACGACATGCTGGCGATTTCGCTGGCCTTCGGGGCCAGGGGACAGGGCTGA
- a CDS encoding MarR family transcriptional regulator: MYVDWDSAARWPDSSLGDIVKRVGLAQSFVSRLVAELWDEGLLTTRPDPADRRRVG; encoded by the coding sequence CTGTACGTTGATTGGGACAGCGCGGCCCGCTGGCCCGACAGCTCGCTTGGTGACATCGTGAAGCGTGTGGGATTGGCCCAGAGCTTCGTTTCCAGGCTGGTGGCGGAACTGTGGGACGAGGGCTTGCTGACGACCCGGCCTGATCCTGCTGACCGCAGGCGCGTGGGGTGA
- a CDS encoding OsmC family protein has product MQIQVKIDQMGPSTAEAAARTHRVLVDRPVEKGGEDRGMMGGEYLLTGLGGCFMSNLLAAIRAREADIGNVHLEVNGTLAAAPSRFSAIEVVVYAQAADRALLEKLVEMADRACISSNTLRQAVPLTFRIAQPA; this is encoded by the coding sequence ATGCAAATTCAAGTGAAGATCGACCAAATGGGGCCATCCACGGCAGAAGCGGCGGCACGGACACACCGGGTGCTGGTCGACCGCCCGGTCGAGAAGGGCGGCGAGGACCGGGGGATGATGGGCGGCGAATATCTGCTGACCGGCCTGGGCGGCTGCTTCATGAGTAACCTGCTCGCGGCCATTCGCGCCCGTGAGGCGGACATTGGGAATGTTCACCTGGAAGTCAATGGCACGCTGGCGGCGGCCCCCAGCCGCTTCAGTGCCATCGAGGTGGTGGTGTACGCGCAGGCCGCCGACCGGGCACTGCTGGAGAAGCTGGTCGAGATGGCCGACCGTGCCTGTATCTCGTCGAACACCCTGCGCCAGGCGGTCCCCCTCACCTTCCGGATCGCTCAACCCGCCTGA
- a CDS encoding vWA domain-containing protein: protein MSHGDFDQLPFDLAQFADNPEPRCPVLLLLDNSGSMQGEKISQLNAGLTHFADDLARDPLAAARCEVAIVSFGPVREVMDFTGVQQFAPPHLKAESDTPLGAAVVHGLEMLKRRKEVIRQGGVGLYRPWVFLITDGAPTDGWQRAAEMVRQGEASGSFAFFSVGVQGADMDMLRKLSVREPIALSGLKFREMFQWLSASLKSVSQSTPGDKVALKSPAGWGEV, encoded by the coding sequence ATGTCACACGGTGACTTCGACCAGCTCCCGTTCGACCTCGCACAGTTTGCCGACAACCCCGAGCCCCGCTGTCCCGTGCTGCTGCTGCTGGACAACAGCGGCAGCATGCAGGGCGAGAAGATCAGCCAGCTCAATGCGGGCCTGACTCACTTCGCCGACGACCTCGCGCGTGACCCGCTCGCCGCCGCCCGCTGCGAGGTGGCGATCGTGTCGTTCGGACCCGTGCGGGAGGTCATGGACTTCACGGGCGTGCAGCAGTTCGCGCCGCCCCATCTCAAGGCCGAATCCGATACCCCCTTGGGGGCCGCCGTGGTGCATGGCCTGGAGATGCTCAAGCGGCGCAAGGAAGTCATCCGGCAGGGCGGGGTCGGGCTGTACCGGCCCTGGGTCTTCCTGATCACCGACGGGGCCCCCACGGACGGCTGGCAGCGAGCGGCGGAGATGGTCCGTCAGGGCGAGGCCAGCGGGTCGTTCGCCTTTTTCAGCGTCGGCGTTCAGGGGGCCGACATGGACATGTTGCGCAAGCTCTCTGTTCGGGAGCCCATCGCCCTGAGTGGCCTGAAGTTCCGCGAGATGTTCCAGTGGCTCTCGGCCAGCCTGAAAAGCGTCTCCCAGAGCACGCCGGGCGACAAGGTGGCTCTGAAAAGTCCGGCTGGGTGGGGCGAGGTCTGA
- a CDS encoding lactate permease LctP family transporter: MEQAVSVWTQNYAPIGGSLWLSTLVALIPVVFFFVALVGLRLKGYVAGAITVLLAFLVAVLGYGMPFAKAAWATLYGFGYGLWPIAWIIVAAVFLYKVAVKTGQFEVIRQSVLNITEDQRLLVVLIGFCFGAFLEGAAGFGAPVAITAALLVGLGLNPLYAAGLCLIANTAPVAFGALGIPITVAGGLTGIPAHTIGQIAGRQLPLLALFVPFFMVYLMDSGKGGMKAGMKGVRDLWPALLVAGLSFAVTQYLTSNFIGPELPDITSALVSLVATATFLKFWKPREIQPIPAPQTVGAAYRPVQTANMTAGSVLKAWSPFLLLTLFVVIWSLPGFKALFDLKAPGPLAWTVSHWDVPTLNNQVLKVAPIVAEPTPYAASYKLDWLSATGTSIFLAALVSMAVLGMKAREGVQTFVETLKELFYPVLTIMFVLGFAYIANYSGQSATMALALAQTGQLFPLFSPMLGWLGVFLTGSDTSSNALFSNLQQVTAQQVGMNPALAVAANTTGGVTGKMISPQSIAVACAAVGLVGRESELLRFTVKKSLGFLAIIMVITYLQAYVVPGMIPHP, from the coding sequence ATGGAACAAGCCGTGTCGGTCTGGACGCAGAATTACGCGCCCATCGGGGGAAGTCTGTGGCTTTCCACGCTGGTGGCGCTGATTCCCGTCGTGTTTTTCTTCGTCGCCCTGGTGGGCCTGCGCCTCAAGGGGTACGTGGCCGGGGCCATCACGGTGCTGCTGGCCTTTCTGGTGGCGGTGCTCGGCTACGGGATGCCCTTCGCCAAGGCAGCCTGGGCCACGCTGTACGGCTTTGGCTATGGGCTGTGGCCGATTGCCTGGATCATCGTCGCCGCCGTGTTTCTGTACAAGGTGGCGGTCAAGACCGGGCAGTTCGAGGTCATCCGGCAGTCGGTGCTGAATATCACCGAGGATCAGAGGTTGCTGGTCGTGCTGATCGGCTTCTGCTTCGGTGCGTTTCTGGAAGGGGCCGCCGGATTCGGCGCGCCGGTCGCCATCACGGCAGCGCTGCTGGTGGGCCTGGGTCTGAACCCGCTCTATGCCGCCGGGCTGTGCCTGATCGCCAACACCGCGCCCGTCGCCTTCGGGGCGCTGGGCATTCCGATCACCGTAGCGGGCGGCCTCACCGGGATTCCGGCACACACCATCGGCCAGATTGCCGGGCGACAGCTCCCGCTGCTGGCGCTGTTCGTCCCGTTCTTCATGGTTTACCTGATGGACTCGGGCAAGGGCGGCATGAAAGCTGGGATGAAGGGCGTGCGTGACCTGTGGCCCGCGCTGCTGGTCGCCGGGCTGTCCTTTGCGGTCACGCAGTACCTCACCTCCAACTTCATCGGGCCGGAACTGCCCGACATCACCTCGGCACTCGTCAGCCTGGTCGCCACCGCCACCTTCCTGAAGTTCTGGAAACCGCGGGAAATCCAACCTATCCCCGCGCCGCAGACGGTGGGGGCGGCCTACCGGCCTGTCCAGACGGCCAACATGACCGCTGGAAGCGTCCTCAAAGCGTGGTCGCCCTTCCTGCTGCTCACGCTGTTCGTGGTGATCTGGAGCCTGCCCGGCTTCAAAGCCCTGTTCGACCTCAAGGCTCCCGGCCCGCTCGCCTGGACGGTGTCGCACTGGGACGTGCCCACCCTCAACAACCAGGTGTTGAAGGTGGCGCCCATCGTCGCCGAGCCGACCCCCTACGCCGCGAGCTACAAGCTCGACTGGCTCTCGGCCACCGGCACCAGCATCTTCCTGGCCGCACTCGTCAGCATGGCCGTGCTCGGCATGAAGGCCCGTGAAGGTGTGCAGACCTTCGTAGAAACCCTCAAGGAACTCTTCTACCCGGTCCTGACCATCATGTTCGTGCTGGGCTTCGCGTATATCGCCAACTACTCCGGCCAGAGCGCCACGATGGCCCTGGCGCTGGCGCAGACCGGGCAGCTCTTCCCGCTGTTCTCGCCGATGCTGGGCTGGCTGGGCGTGTTCCTGACCGGCTCGGACACCTCCTCCAACGCGCTGTTCAGCAATCTTCAGCAGGTGACCGCGCAACAGGTGGGCATGAACCCGGCGCTAGCCGTCGCCGCCAACACCACCGGGGGCGTGACCGGCAAGATGATTTCCCCGCAGAGCATCGCCGTCGCCTGCGCCGCCGTGGGCCTGGTGGGCCGCGAGAGCGAGCTGCTGCGCTTCACCGTGAAAAAGAGCCTGGGCTTCCTCGCTATCATCATGGTCATCACTTACCTCCAGGCCTACGTCGTGCCGGGGATGATTCCTCACCCATAA
- a CDS encoding PP2C family serine/threonine-protein phosphatase, giving the protein MTPWRSIHASVMGTAHAGTGQPCQDHHVVKTLTTGRDEPLLLLVTSDGAGSAAHSEEGSALVCEQTLCWLEMRLTQGSGFLSPEDGLALVRVLKTQLENYAGEDERNYALRDLACTVNVAAVLPDQAWFLQVGDGAAIIQSEGSDFEVVFWPDNGEYANQTYFVTDVPDEHVHVRVVEGALDRVALMTDGLQTLALALQQQAAHAPFFEPMFQALEALEAEGSDAHLALQAGLGRFLDSPNVNARTNDDKTLVLSSRRMVRVEAQEPAP; this is encoded by the coding sequence TTGACCCCCTGGCGGTCCATCCATGCCTCGGTCATGGGCACGGCCCACGCGGGCACCGGGCAGCCCTGCCAAGACCACCACGTTGTCAAGACCCTGACCACGGGCCGGGACGAACCGCTGCTTCTGCTCGTCACGTCTGACGGTGCGGGAAGCGCGGCGCACTCCGAGGAGGGCAGCGCCCTGGTGTGCGAGCAGACCCTATGCTGGCTGGAAATGCGGCTCACGCAGGGCAGCGGGTTCCTGAGCCCTGAAGACGGTCTCGCGCTGGTCCGTGTCCTGAAAACCCAACTGGAAAATTACGCCGGAGAGGATGAGCGCAACTACGCCCTGCGTGACCTGGCCTGCACGGTGAACGTGGCGGCGGTGCTGCCGGACCAGGCCTGGTTCCTGCAGGTGGGGGATGGGGCCGCCATCATCCAGTCCGAGGGCTCGGACTTCGAGGTGGTGTTCTGGCCGGACAACGGCGAGTACGCGAATCAGACCTACTTCGTGACGGACGTGCCGGACGAGCACGTCCACGTGCGGGTGGTGGAGGGCGCGCTCGACCGGGTGGCCCTGATGACGGACGGCCTGCAGACGCTGGCCCTGGCCCTGCAACAACAGGCGGCCCACGCGCCGTTCTTCGAGCCGATGTTCCAGGCCCTGGAGGCGCTGGAAGCCGAGGGCTCCGACGCCCACCTCGCCCTGCAGGCGGGCCTGGGGCGCTTTCTGGACTCGCCGAACGTCAACGCCCGCACCAACGACGACAAGACCCTGGTGCTGAGCAGCCGCCGAATGGTACGGGTGGAAGCGCAGGAGCCCGCCCCGTGA
- a CDS encoding protein kinase domain-containing protein, whose translation MTLSRYVDGQGQPVVLDRELGRGGQGAVYTLASRTDAVAKIYLQAPDAQTTRKLDALARVGDPQLLSVSAWPQSVLKDSAGRVQGFVMPLVDESTFHELHLLYRPASRRQFFPGVDWRFLVHVARNVARGFAVLHSRGHLMGDVSSRNVMVSPQGVVRFIDTDSFQIKVGSETYPCPVGTAEFTPPELQGKGFGALLRTTEHDLFGLALLIFHLLFDGRHPYAGVHDDKATPSPAQAIAADQFAYSLRQQTGVKPPPFSLTLNGLHRTLQDLFERAFSPRHQNRPSAAEWEAILADLAKQLTACSRNASHWHDRRLPCPWCALLPGNIQAATVKTGIPAGAKRFDVEAELNRIWQGVNAIPLPPPPPAAVVRGVPGPLALPAKPVLTVPLVTPSPRATLWGAVFVLVAVWAAVQSLWLLCFVFACLGWYHFNKNSAGNLKARQQARRVQAEQAQQLEYLGSLRQDLAEHERQADLLRRQISEALARQQAVSAQTQYRAALKGLEELRREVRALNQEEQDELAGVVERHRQPRLERYLSQHVIRPGVVAGVGPALIATLNQHGVYTARDVNPNVRWIKGVGPRRQQDLLAWRDTLEQFFQFDPAQVPVQEYDAVRTRLDQKRRTKLKTLEDAVAQLRRDLVSWQTREQAIALDVGELKFKLAQRERTIALIQQGLPHLN comes from the coding sequence GTGACCCTCTCCCGGTACGTGGACGGCCAGGGGCAACCGGTGGTGCTGGACCGTGAGCTGGGGCGGGGAGGCCAGGGCGCGGTGTACACGCTGGCCTCCAGGACGGACGCGGTCGCCAAGATCTACCTCCAGGCCCCCGACGCGCAAACCACCCGCAAGCTCGACGCCCTCGCGCGGGTCGGCGATCCCCAGTTGCTGAGCGTCAGCGCTTGGCCCCAGAGCGTGCTCAAGGACAGCGCGGGGCGGGTTCAGGGCTTCGTCATGCCGCTCGTGGACGAGTCGACCTTCCACGAGCTTCACCTGCTCTACCGCCCGGCCTCCCGGCGACAGTTCTTTCCGGGGGTGGACTGGCGCTTCCTCGTCCACGTGGCGCGCAACGTCGCCCGGGGCTTCGCGGTGCTGCACTCGCGCGGACACCTGATGGGCGACGTGAGTTCGAGGAACGTCATGGTGTCGCCGCAGGGCGTCGTGCGCTTCATCGACACCGACTCGTTCCAGATCAAAGTGGGGAGCGAGACCTACCCGTGCCCGGTGGGGACGGCGGAATTCACGCCGCCCGAGTTGCAGGGCAAGGGCTTCGGGGCCCTTCTGCGGACCACCGAACACGACCTGTTCGGACTCGCCCTGCTGATCTTTCACCTGCTGTTCGACGGGCGGCATCCCTACGCCGGGGTCCACGACGACAAGGCCACCCCCAGCCCGGCCCAGGCCATCGCCGCGGACCAGTTCGCGTACTCCCTCCGGCAGCAGACCGGCGTGAAGCCGCCGCCGTTCAGCCTGACCCTGAATGGTCTCCACCGTACCCTGCAGGATCTCTTTGAGCGGGCCTTTTCCCCCCGGCACCAGAACCGGCCCTCGGCCGCGGAGTGGGAGGCCATTCTGGCGGACCTCGCCAAGCAGCTCACCGCCTGCAGCAGGAACGCGTCGCACTGGCACGACCGGCGACTGCCGTGTCCCTGGTGCGCGCTGCTTCCGGGGAACATCCAGGCCGCGACGGTCAAGACGGGCATTCCGGCGGGGGCCAAACGGTTCGACGTGGAGGCCGAACTCAACCGCATCTGGCAGGGGGTGAACGCCATTCCCCTTCCGCCCCCGCCCCCGGCCGCCGTGGTCCGTGGGGTGCCGGGGCCCCTCGCGCTCCCAGCCAAACCGGTCCTGACTGTACCCCTGGTTACGCCCTCACCCCGAGCCACCCTGTGGGGTGCTGTCTTCGTTCTGGTGGCTGTCTGGGCTGCCGTCCAGAGCCTGTGGCTGTTGTGTTTCGTGTTCGCGTGCCTGGGCTGGTACCACTTCAACAAGAACTCGGCGGGGAACCTGAAGGCCCGCCAGCAGGCGCGGCGTGTGCAGGCCGAACAGGCCCAGCAGCTGGAGTACCTGGGGTCGCTCCGGCAGGACCTGGCCGAACACGAGCGGCAGGCGGACCTCCTGCGGCGCCAGATCAGCGAGGCGCTGGCGCGGCAGCAGGCCGTCAGTGCCCAGACGCAGTACCGCGCGGCGCTGAAGGGGCTGGAGGAGCTGCGCCGCGAGGTGCGGGCGCTGAACCAGGAGGAACAGGACGAACTCGCCGGGGTCGTCGAGCGGCACCGCCAGCCCCGGCTGGAGCGGTACCTCTCGCAGCACGTGATCCGGCCCGGTGTGGTGGCCGGAGTCGGCCCGGCCCTGATCGCCACCCTGAACCAGCACGGGGTGTACACGGCGCGGGACGTCAACCCGAACGTGCGCTGGATCAAGGGGGTCGGACCCAGGCGCCAGCAGGACCTGCTGGCGTGGCGGGACACCCTGGAGCAGTTCTTCCAGTTCGACCCGGCCCAGGTGCCTGTTCAGGAGTACGACGCGGTGAGGACCCGGCTGGACCAGAAGCGCCGAACCAAACTCAAGACGCTGGAGGACGCCGTCGCGCAGCTGCGCCGGGACCTCGTGAGCTGGCAGACCCGTGAGCAGGCGATCGCCCTGGACGTCGGCGAGTTGAAGTTCAAGCTGGCCCAGCGCGAACGGACCATCGCCCTGATCCAGCAGGGCCTGCCCCACCTCAACTGA